One Paucibacter aquatile genomic window, ATCACCGAAGCCGCCACCACCCCAGTGGTGGCCGCCAGCAGGGCGCCCACGAAGATTACTGCGAACGCCAGGCCGCCACGGATGGGGCCGAAGAGTTGGCCGATGGTGTCCAGCAGGTCCTCGGCCATGCCCGAGCGCTCCAGGATCAATCCCATCAAGGTAAAGAAGGGAATGGCCAGCAACGTGTCGTTCTTCATGATGCCGAAGATGCGCAAGGGCAGGGCCTGCATCAGGGAGGCGGGCAGCACGTTCAGCTCGATGCCGACAAAACCGAAGAAGAGGCCGCAGGCACCGAGGCTGAAGGCCACCGGAAAGCCCATGAGCAGGAACACGATGAGCCCCGCGAACATGATCGGGGCCAGGTTGTTGGCGATGAATTCCATGGTGGGCGCTTCCTCAGGCCTTCTTGTGGTCGTGGGGGGCTTGCAGCGCTTCTTGCTGCCTTTCGGCAGCCAAGCGGATGGCCTCGGCCAACTCTTCCTCCGGGCTGCGCTGCTGCACCTTGATGCCGGGGTCGGGTGCCAGGCCTTGCAGGAAGGCCAGGCGCTTGATCAGCTCACTCAGGCCCTGCAGCAGCAAGAGGCTGAATCCCAAGGGGATCAAGGCGTAGACAGGCCAGACGATCAGGCCACCTGCGTTGGATGAAATCTCTCCCGAGCGCCAGGCCTGCAGAAAGAAAGGCGTGCCCAGCCACAGCACAGTCACGCACATGGGCATCAGGAAGGCCAGCAGGCCGAAGACATCAATCCAGGTTTGCACGCGCCTGGAGAAGCGGCCGACCACCACGTCAATCCGCACATGCTCGTTGTTGAGCAGGGTGTAACCAGCGGCCAGCAAAAAGGACGCGGCGAACAGATACCACTGCAGTTCCAGGAATGCGTTCGAGCTGTAGTTGAAGACCTTGCGGATGATGGCGTTGACCGCACTGATGACCGTGGATGCCAGCACCAGCCAGATGACCCAGCGGCCGATGAAACGGCTCAGGCCGTCAATCAGGCCTGAGACTTTGAGGAGGGAATTCAAGGTGGTCTCCAATGCATTTTCTGGTGCAGACGGCCCGCAAGGGCTTGCGCAGGGTTGCCGGCCTGGCCAGCCCCGCGTGGCAAGCCTGCACTGTAAGAGCTGACACCCAGGCTTGGAGCCTTTGTGAGGCCTGTCCTAGGGCAAGTCCTAGGCTGGTTCGCTTTGCCCATGAAAAAAGGGCCTGCATCGACGCAGGCCCTTGGGCATTGAATGGGCGGAGCTTCAGAGCACCGAGGCGGCCGTATAGAGACGGGTCGAGCGTGCGCCTGAACGGCAAAAGGCCAGGATGGGCTTGGGCAGGCTGTTCAGCAGCTGATGGAACTGCACGATATCTTCCGGTGACTG contains:
- a CDS encoding TRAP transporter small permease subunit, producing the protein MNSLLKVSGLIDGLSRFIGRWVIWLVLASTVISAVNAIIRKVFNYSSNAFLELQWYLFAASFLLAAGYTLLNNEHVRIDVVVGRFSRRVQTWIDVFGLLAFLMPMCVTVLWLGTPFFLQAWRSGEISSNAGGLIVWPVYALIPLGFSLLLLQGLSELIKRLAFLQGLAPDPGIKVQQRSPEEELAEAIRLAAERQQEALQAPHDHKKA